Proteins encoded by one window of Dietzia sp. B32:
- a CDS encoding protein kinase family protein: protein MGEQTGAPASDSSPPPPRLTVGGLVSGGRYELLEPCGGVAGQSFWRARDRRLGRFVALTFVDPLPGEQPPGSATGVLDRTVALTAVYADGLARVLDVIRGRAGGIVVSEWIPGRSLAAAVTEPDPDSAVGAVWDLADAATRAEQAGLALGLDSPDRIRLTEDGRAVLAFPGVRAGADARADVQGLGATLYALLAGSWPLPLPEGSDRHEPTDGRPGAAPRDDDDEVLDPTVAGSGVAPESAVLAMRSLDGSSVSSAATVRAMVTDRVGGPERAASRPTYPVGPPTTRWAAEVDPTPEAGSYPQPYAEPDPEVQKRRWQIMAGTGAAAVVVIALLFAWMLGAFGSAGNDTPLAQQLDAIERAAQASRASQAAEPADDGSAADEGEEKTTPEDAPSTPVTVSTVTTWQPPSSNGTAENAGSAPDVVDGDPSTSWSSDTYRSQIGDGPSAYKPGIGLMLTLDGEQEVRRVVLRSRDDDVRFEVRSSPTASPTSLDETTRLGTGTVRDGTATVTIDEPEKAEHLLVWITRLGTSGTDAYEATITEVELTR from the coding sequence GTGGGTGAGCAGACTGGAGCCCCGGCATCGGACTCCTCCCCGCCGCCACCTCGTCTCACCGTCGGCGGTCTGGTCTCCGGAGGGAGATACGAACTCCTCGAGCCCTGCGGCGGTGTCGCCGGACAGAGCTTCTGGAGGGCCCGCGACCGACGCCTGGGCCGGTTCGTCGCCCTGACCTTCGTCGACCCCCTCCCCGGCGAGCAGCCACCGGGTTCGGCGACCGGCGTGCTCGACCGGACCGTCGCCCTGACCGCGGTCTACGCCGACGGATTGGCGCGCGTGCTCGACGTCATCCGCGGCCGGGCGGGCGGCATCGTGGTCTCGGAGTGGATACCCGGACGCAGCCTCGCGGCGGCGGTGACCGAGCCGGATCCCGACTCCGCCGTGGGCGCGGTGTGGGACCTCGCCGACGCCGCGACCCGTGCCGAGCAGGCGGGACTGGCCCTGGGCCTGGACTCGCCCGACCGGATCCGTCTCACCGAGGACGGGCGCGCCGTCCTGGCCTTCCCCGGGGTCCGCGCCGGGGCCGACGCCCGAGCCGACGTGCAGGGCCTGGGCGCCACCCTCTACGCGCTCCTCGCCGGGTCGTGGCCGCTCCCGCTGCCCGAGGGCTCCGATCGGCACGAACCCACGGACGGTCGGCCCGGGGCCGCCCCCAGGGACGACGACGACGAGGTCCTCGACCCCACGGTCGCCGGTTCCGGGGTCGCGCCGGAGTCCGCGGTGCTGGCCATGCGGTCCCTCGACGGGTCATCGGTCAGCTCGGCGGCCACCGTCAGGGCCATGGTGACCGACCGCGTCGGCGGGCCGGAACGGGCCGCCTCCCGACCCACGTACCCGGTGGGCCCACCCACGACACGCTGGGCGGCGGAGGTGGATCCCACACCGGAAGCTGGGTCGTACCCGCAGCCGTATGCGGAGCCGGATCCGGAGGTCCAGAAGCGCCGGTGGCAGATCATGGCCGGGACCGGTGCTGCCGCGGTCGTGGTGATCGCGTTGCTGTTCGCGTGGATGCTCGGCGCGTTCGGCAGCGCCGGCAACGACACCCCGCTCGCGCAGCAACTCGACGCCATCGAGCGGGCCGCCCAGGCCAGCCGCGCCTCGCAGGCCGCCGAGCCCGCCGACGACGGATCGGCCGCGGACGAGGGCGAGGAGAAGACGACACCGGAGGACGCCCCGTCCACCCCGGTCACCGTCTCGACCGTCACCACCTGGCAACCCCCGTCCTCGAACGGCACCGCCGAGAACGCGGGGAGCGCTCCCGACGTGGTCGACGGCGACCCGTCCACCTCGTGGTCCAGCGACACCTACCGCTCACAGATCGGGGACGGACCGTCCGCCTACAAGCCGGGTATCGGCCTGATGCTCACCCTCGACGGCGAGCAGGAGGTACGCCGGGTCGTCCTCCGATCCCGGGACGACGACGTGCGCTTCGAGGTGCGGTCCTCGCCCACCGCCTCACCGACGTCCCTCGACGAGACCACGCGTCTCGGGACAGGCACCGTCCGTGACGGCACGGCGACCGTCACGATCGACGAGCCGGAGAAGGCCGAGCACCTCCTGGTGTGGATCACCCGTCTCGGGACGTCCGGGACAGATGCCTACGAGGCCACGATCACCGAGGTCGAACTGACCCGCTGA